In a single window of the Granulicella sibirica genome:
- a CDS encoding helix-turn-helix domain-containing protein has product MLQSFCKPAPGLQQFVRFYTQRQMRIDGPGVVHPVTARAVPMLEFELGEPINAFYHEERSLKKSPEVTLVGPQTHRRVDLLLRGALEHFVIMFQPDGLSRLFSVPMGELTDEDFDGHAVLGTAISEVYQRLGDCKTFEERVSFVDAFLLRRALTSSSHDAISVAANRILLRGGRVAVTDLADRAGLSTRQFQRRFMQQVGMRPKLFGRIARFEAALDGKARFAAKSWTDVAHQFGYHDQMHMVHDFGEFTGETPTKTLSQLKAVFSGRLLTARSTETSETDDGDPRVFF; this is encoded by the coding sequence ATGCTCCAGAGCTTCTGCAAGCCGGCACCGGGGTTGCAACAATTTGTCCGCTTCTACACGCAGCGGCAGATGAGGATTGACGGTCCCGGGGTCGTTCACCCAGTGACCGCGCGTGCGGTCCCCATGCTTGAGTTCGAACTGGGTGAGCCAATCAACGCTTTTTATCATGAGGAGCGTTCTCTAAAGAAAAGCCCGGAAGTGACTCTCGTCGGCCCACAGACACATCGCCGAGTCGATCTCCTGCTTCGCGGGGCTCTTGAACATTTCGTGATCATGTTTCAGCCAGATGGTCTCTCCCGTCTGTTCTCGGTACCCATGGGGGAACTAACCGACGAGGACTTCGACGGCCATGCGGTTCTTGGAACGGCTATTTCAGAGGTCTATCAACGCCTGGGCGATTGCAAAACGTTTGAGGAGCGGGTGAGTTTCGTCGACGCTTTCCTGCTGCGCCGCGCGCTCACTTCGTCAAGCCACGATGCAATCTCGGTCGCGGCAAATCGAATTCTTTTGCGTGGAGGACGAGTAGCGGTCACAGATCTGGCGGACCGCGCTGGGTTGAGCACCCGCCAGTTTCAGCGGAGATTTATGCAACAGGTGGGGATGCGTCCCAAACTCTTTGGCCGGATTGCGAGGTTCGAGGCGGCGCTCGACGGCAAGGCGCGCTTCGCGGCGAAATCCTGGACAGACGTGGCGCACCAATTCGGGTACCACGATCAGATGCACATGGTTCACGACTTTGGAGAGTTCACCGGTGAGACACCCACGAAGACACTGAGTCAACTAAAGGCGGTGTTCTCGGGACGTCTGCTGACAGCCCGATCGACGGAAACTTCTGAGACAGATGACGGAGATCCCCGGGTGTTCTTCTAG
- a CDS encoding amidohydrolase, producing MKERSSMLKTHFAFLLLAVTCSILCNAEALVRSDGPITDTEINAAIDRDTTAMIELRHQVHQHPELSNREFETSKLVAERLRALGLDVQTGIAHTGVVGVLKGAKPGPVIAVRSELDALPVTEESSLPFKSTVRTTYNDQDVGVAHACGHDVHIAAILGVASVLASMRNQLRGTVIFVFQPAEEGPPTGEEGGAALMLKEGLFRKLKPEAVFGMHALGTVDVGQVHYWLGAAAASDSNFQISFHGKQAHAAFPQESIDPVVMAAEAVMELQTIRTRNIAPSDVAVLSVSTIHSGVRVNITPDLATLSGTIRTFDDKVDERIERRMGEVVQSIAQGNGGSAEMKFYDRCPALINDLGLTKRSLSSLKRAAGESEVMLASPVMAADDFAEFGKVVPGFFFSFGTQKPGTISGINHAKNFVADDSSIPLAMRAMTYVLVDYLQGKNAE from the coding sequence ATGAAAGAGAGATCATCCATGCTCAAAACGCATTTCGCATTTCTTCTCCTCGCAGTAACGTGTTCCATTCTCTGCAATGCTGAAGCGCTAGTTAGAAGCGACGGCCCGATCACGGATACTGAGATCAATGCCGCGATCGATCGCGACACAACGGCGATGATTGAGCTCCGGCATCAAGTACATCAGCATCCGGAGCTATCGAACCGCGAATTTGAGACTTCGAAGCTCGTCGCCGAACGGCTTCGTGCGCTTGGGTTGGACGTGCAGACGGGCATTGCGCATACCGGGGTGGTAGGAGTCCTGAAGGGCGCAAAGCCAGGGCCGGTGATCGCGGTAAGGTCGGAGCTCGATGCGCTGCCGGTTACGGAAGAGAGCTCTCTGCCCTTCAAGTCTACGGTTCGTACGACTTACAACGATCAGGATGTAGGTGTCGCTCACGCGTGTGGTCACGATGTTCACATCGCCGCGATTCTTGGCGTGGCCAGCGTACTCGCCTCCATGCGAAATCAGCTTCGAGGGACGGTCATATTCGTCTTTCAACCTGCGGAGGAGGGTCCTCCCACGGGCGAAGAAGGTGGGGCCGCGTTGATGCTGAAAGAAGGTCTCTTCCGAAAACTCAAGCCGGAGGCAGTCTTTGGAATGCATGCGCTTGGAACTGTGGATGTCGGACAAGTGCACTATTGGCTTGGTGCCGCTGCCGCATCGGACAGCAACTTCCAAATTTCCTTTCATGGCAAACAGGCACATGCGGCATTCCCGCAGGAGTCGATTGACCCGGTCGTGATGGCGGCGGAAGCCGTGATGGAACTGCAAACGATTCGCACTCGGAACATAGCGCCCAGCGATGTGGCAGTTCTAAGCGTATCGACCATTCACAGCGGGGTGCGCGTCAATATCACTCCAGACCTGGCCACTCTTAGCGGAACCATCCGAACGTTTGACGACAAAGTAGATGAAAGGATCGAGCGTCGGATGGGAGAGGTCGTCCAAAGCATTGCCCAAGGCAATGGCGGCTCGGCGGAGATGAAGTTCTATGACCGGTGCCCGGCACTGATCAACGATCTCGGGCTCACAAAGAGAAGCTTATCCTCGCTCAAACGAGCGGCCGGGGAGTCGGAAGTCATGCTCGCATCACCGGTCATGGCGGCGGACGACTTTGCAGAGTTTGGGAAGGTTGTCCCTGGATTCTTCTTTTCGTTCGGGACCCAGAAGCCGGGAACGATCTCTGGCATCAACCATGCAAAGAACTTTGTCGCCGACGATTCATCGATCCCACTGGCCATGCGCGCAATGACTTACGTCCTTGTCGATTATCTTCAAGGCAAAAACGCGGAATAA
- a CDS encoding DUF4440 domain-containing protein, translating into MTQDVDNGVQTFLKAFVAAMNAHDPEAFFRLQAEDCATVNRTGRFFRDRASLKIQIERLLKQSFKDYQFPPFRILHQRSLTPELVILQAAWQNPSLEPPPAPPVSDMVVTFLLKKSGSVWLAEEVDSHNVEGLPAVPGETQVFPSAGATKP; encoded by the coding sequence GTGACACAGGATGTTGACAATGGTGTGCAGACCTTTCTCAAAGCCTTTGTGGCGGCAATGAACGCCCACGATCCAGAAGCCTTTTTCCGCCTGCAGGCCGAGGATTGCGCCACCGTGAATCGCACCGGTAGATTCTTCCGCGACCGGGCCTCCCTCAAGATACAAATCGAAAGGCTGCTCAAGCAGTCGTTCAAGGATTACCAGTTTCCACCGTTCCGCATCCTTCATCAACGTTCGCTCACACCTGAACTTGTGATCTTGCAGGCAGCCTGGCAAAACCCCTCCCTGGAGCCTCCCCCAGCGCCACCGGTAAGCGACATGGTTGTCACATTTCTACTGAAAAAGAGTGGAAGCGTATGGCTGGCAGAAGAAGTGGATTCGCATAACGTAGAGGGACTGCCTGCCGTTCCCGGAGAGACTCAAGTCTTTCCGTCCGCTGGCGCAACGAAACCATGA
- a CDS encoding tetratricopeptide repeat protein, whose product MTIELEQSPFLSIVSEGRIRHTLRLMGRPEDARLTQEVAREVCERTGSAAALDGSIASIGSQYVLVLRGRSCATGDVLDEEQAQATRKEDVLNVLSSISSKFRVHLGESLATVQQHDAPLAEATTPSLEALRAYSAGLKIAETSGGTAAVPFLKRALEIDPKFAMADSLLGRVYGDLGESELSAESSAKAYELRDRSSDEERYWIDASYEKQVTGNLDKAGQICELWIQTYPRALAPHGFLSGNISLVRGDYQKAIQEAKVALAMDPDFGVGYSNLVVSDLALGRTDEAMKMLQQAAEHRVEMPDFIIQRYMIAFLNGDKADMDREVAEAQGKPAAEEWMANSEGYVLAYSGRLQEGRKMSGRAEELALGADQKETVALYKTEAASREALFGNVAVARQEALSALRLSRSRDVEYGAAFALALSGESRQIQSVVDELSVRFPQDTKVRFAYGPTLRALLALNHNNPSKAIELLDAAIPYEDGVRATGSELLIGAGTLHPVYVRGLAYLVKHQGSDAAREFQKILDHPGIVLSEPIGAVARLQLARAYDLAGDREKARSAYRDFLVLSKSENTDVPLLRGARSEYLKHH is encoded by the coding sequence TTGACGATCGAGCTGGAGCAGTCGCCGTTCCTCAGCATCGTTTCTGAAGGACGCATCCGACATACGCTTCGGCTGATGGGTCGTCCTGAGGACGCACGGCTTACGCAGGAGGTCGCTCGTGAGGTTTGCGAACGGACGGGGAGCGCCGCAGCTCTGGATGGATCTATCGCGAGTATCGGCAGCCAGTACGTGCTGGTACTACGAGGCCGATCCTGCGCTACGGGAGACGTACTTGACGAAGAGCAGGCGCAAGCGACCAGAAAAGAAGATGTACTGAACGTACTGAGCAGCATTTCGAGTAAGTTCCGGGTCCACCTCGGGGAATCGCTTGCAACGGTCCAGCAACATGATGCGCCGCTCGCAGAAGCCACGACGCCTTCACTCGAAGCGCTGAGAGCCTATTCTGCGGGCTTAAAGATTGCCGAGACATCGGGCGGCACAGCAGCTGTGCCCTTCCTCAAGCGCGCCTTGGAGATCGATCCCAAGTTCGCCATGGCGGACTCCCTTCTTGGGCGAGTGTACGGAGACCTGGGAGAGTCGGAACTCTCTGCCGAGAGTTCCGCCAAAGCTTACGAGCTGCGCGATCGCTCGAGTGACGAAGAGCGGTATTGGATCGATGCCTCTTACGAGAAGCAAGTGACGGGCAATCTGGATAAGGCTGGGCAAATCTGTGAATTATGGATACAGACTTATCCCCGCGCATTGGCTCCACATGGTTTTTTATCGGGGAACATCTCGCTGGTTCGAGGCGACTACCAGAAGGCGATACAAGAAGCGAAGGTTGCCCTCGCGATGGACCCGGACTTCGGAGTCGGATACAGCAACCTCGTCGTCAGCGATCTTGCGCTTGGCCGGACGGACGAAGCGATGAAGATGCTTCAGCAGGCCGCGGAACATAGGGTGGAGATGCCCGACTTCATCATCCAGCGTTACATGATCGCTTTCCTTAATGGAGACAAAGCTGACATGGATCGAGAAGTCGCTGAGGCGCAAGGCAAGCCTGCGGCGGAAGAGTGGATGGCCAACTCCGAAGGGTATGTTCTGGCGTATTCGGGTCGACTGCAAGAGGGAAGAAAGATGTCAGGTCGGGCCGAAGAACTCGCGCTCGGAGCAGATCAGAAAGAAACAGTGGCTCTCTACAAAACGGAGGCTGCATCACGCGAGGCACTCTTCGGCAATGTCGCAGTGGCGAGACAGGAAGCTCTGTCGGCGTTGCGCCTCTCTCGGAGCCGCGATGTGGAGTATGGGGCGGCCTTCGCATTGGCGCTTTCAGGCGAATCGCGTCAGATTCAAAGTGTCGTGGACGAACTTTCAGTACGTTTCCCTCAAGATACAAAGGTTAGATTTGCCTATGGACCAACGCTTCGCGCGCTGCTTGCGTTGAACCACAACAACCCTTCCAAAGCGATCGAATTACTCGACGCCGCCATTCCTTATGAAGACGGAGTACGTGCTACCGGTTCAGAATTGCTAATTGGAGCGGGCACGTTGCATCCGGTATACGTGAGAGGTTTGGCCTACCTCGTGAAGCATCAAGGGAGCGACGCGGCTCGCGAGTTTCAGAAGATTCTCGATCATCCCGGCATCGTGTTGAGCGAGCCGATAGGTGCTGTTGCCCGCCTGCAACTGGCACGGGCGTATGACTTAGCCGGTGATAGAGAAAAGGCGCGATCGGCCTACAGGGACTTTCTCGTCCTCTCAAAAAGCGAGAATACCGACGTCCCCCTCCTAAGAGGCGCAAGATCTGAATATTTGAAACACCATTAG